TTTGAAGATTTTAGATACCTTCTCCGCAAATTTGAGCGGAATTGGCGAATTTACCTGCCGTTAGGATCCCCCGACGATCTTCGGGAAAGGCATCCGATTGTGCAGGCAGGGCGACGGCATGAACGATTCGATCTACGGCTACGACGACATGGGAAGCCCCCTGTCCGCCGCAATTGCCGAACGCGACCAGCGGACGATGGACATGGTGCGGGACGCGCTTCGCAACAAGCAGGTCATGCTTGCCTACCAGCCGGTCGTCCAGACGCTTCGCCCCGACCGACCCGCCTTCTACGAGGGGCTGGTCCGCGTCCTCGATCAGACCCGCCGCGTGATCCCGGCCCGTGAATTCATCGAGATCGCGGAGCGCAGCGAGACCGGCCGGATCCTCGACTGCCTCTCGCTCGAACTGGGGCTCGAGGCCCTCGACCGGCACAAGGATTTGCGGCTCGCAATCAACATGTCCGCACGGTCCATCGGCTATCCCCGATGGAGGGAGACGCTGCTCCGCGGGATCGAAAGGGACGTCACCATCGCGGAGCGGCTGATCCTCGAGATCACCGAGAGCTCCGCCATGATCATGCCCGATCTCGTCGCCGTCTTCATGTCGGATC
The nucleotide sequence above comes from Celeribacter indicus. Encoded proteins:
- a CDS encoding EAL domain-containing protein, whose amino-acid sequence is MNDSIYGYDDMGSPLSAAIAERDQRTMDMVRDALRNKQVMLAYQPVVQTLRPDRPAFYEGLVRVLDQTRRVIPAREFIEIAERSETGRILDCLSLELGLEALDRHKDLRLAINMSARSIGYPRWRETLLRGIERDVTIAERLILEITESSAMIMPDLVAVFMSDLQEMGVSFALDDFGAGFTAFRYLKDFYFDMVKIDGEFIRGIATSPDNQVLAQALVSVAKHFDMYTVAEFVETEADARYLSSIGIDCMQGHYFGAATINPAWRTGEARKKAG